A section of the Sebastes fasciatus isolate fSebFas1 chromosome 5, fSebFas1.pri, whole genome shotgun sequence genome encodes:
- the fam20b gene encoding glycosaminoglycan xylosylkinase, with product MKLKQRMVVLCAVLLLLGLAKIFLLDGGEGSAASRRDLRAFRKMEAGLSLSRGARLTHTLQSPWEIASQWVGPREVYPEETPELAAVLTSLSTARIERADVGYKGTQLKALLVLDGGQKVVFKPKRYNRDYVVEGEPYAGYDRHNAEVAAFHLDRILGFRRAPLVVGRYVNVRTEIKPVATDQLLSTFLMQGNNTCFYGKCYYCRESEPACAEGEIMEGSLTLWLPDVWPLQKHRHPWGRTYREGKLARWEYDESYCEAVKKMPPYDAGPRLLDVIDTAVFDYLIGNADRHHYESFQDDGGASMLILLDNAKSFGNAALDERSILAPLYQCCMVRVSTWNRLNLLKGGALSSAMRQALAFDPIQPVLAEPHLAALDRRLSGVMATVKQCMEAQGPDNTLIEDRMNLPHP from the exons ATGAAGCTCAAACAGCGCATGGTGGTGCTGTGTGCCGTGCTCCTCCTGCTGGGCCTGGCCAAGATCTTCCTGCTGGATGGAGGCGAGGGCTCCGCGGCCAGCCGGCGGGATCTCAGAGCATTTCGCAAG ATGGAAGCTGGCCTTTCTCTGTCCCGGGGAGCTCGCCTTACACACACTCTCCAGTCTCCGTGGGAGATAGCGAGCCAGTGGGTGGGCCCGAGAGAGGTGTACCCCGAGGAGACCCCAGAGCTGGCTGCTGTGCTCACCTCCCTCAGCACTGCCAGGATAGAACGGGCCGACGTGGGCTATAAGGGCACGCAGCTCAAAGCCCTGCTGGTGCTGGATGGGGGACAGAAAGTGGTCTTCAAACCCAAAAG ATATAACAGAGACTACGTGGTTGAAGGCGAGCCATACGCAGGCTATGACAGACACAACGCAGAGGTGGCTGCTTTTCACCTGGACAG GATCCTGGGGTTCAGGAGAGCGCCTCTAGTGGTCGGGAGATACGTCAACGTGCGAACAGAGATTAAACCCGTGGCCACAGACCAGCTGCTGAGCACGTTCCTGATGCAGG gTAATAATACATGTTTCTATGGAAAGTGCTACTACTGTCGGGAGAGCGAGCCAGCGTGTGCAGAAGGAGAGATCATGGAGGGATCGTTAACCCTTTGGCTGCCAGACGTCTGGCCGTTGCAGAAACACAGACACCCCTGGGGACGCACATACAGAGAGGGGAAACTGGCCAG GTGGGAGTATGATGAGAGTTACTGCGAGGCGGTTAAAAAGATGCCTCCATATGATGCGGGGCCGAGGCTGCTGGACGTCATCGACACAGCCGTATTCGATTATCTCATTGGGAACGCTGATCGGCATCACTATGAGAGTTTCCAGGATGACGGCGGCGCCAGCATGCTCATCTTGCTCGACAACGCAAAGAG CTTTGGGAACGCAGCTCTGGATGAGCGAAGCATCCTCGCACCACTCTATCAGTGCTGCAT GGTTCGTGTGTCCACATGGAACAGATTAAACCTGTTGAAAGGTGGAGCTCTGAGTTCAGCTATGCGGCAGGCCCTGGCATTCGACCCCATCCAGCCGGTTCTGGCTGAGCCGCACCTTGCGGCCCTGGACAGGCGTCTGTCCGGAGTCATGGCAACAGTCAAGCAGTGTATGGAGGCACAGGGCCCCGACAACACTCTAATAGAGGACCGAATGAACCTCCCACACCCCTAG